A stretch of the Meles meles chromosome 19, mMelMel3.1 paternal haplotype, whole genome shotgun sequence genome encodes the following:
- the SPRED3 gene encoding sprouty-related, EVH1 domain-containing protein 3 gives MVQVRAVVMARDDSSGGWLPVGGGGLSQVSVCRVRGARPEGGARQGHYVIHGERLRDQKTTLECTLRPGLVYNKVNPIFHHWSLGDCKFGLTFQSPAEADEFQKSLLAALAALGRGSLTPSSSSSSSSPSQDTAETPCPLTSHVDSESSSSHSRQETPPIAAAAATIITVESASGFGPATSPQRRRSSAQSYPPLLPFTGIPEPSEPLTGAGGPGWGGRGYEDYRRAGPPAPLALSTCVVRFAKTGVLRGTALGPPAALSAPLAEAAPPAPPARPPPGPSPAPAPAKASPEAEEAARCVHCRALFRRRADGRGGRCAEAPDPGRLLVRRLSCLWCAESLLYHCLSDAEGDFSDPCACEPGHPRPAARWAALAALSLAVPCLCCYAPLRACHWVAARCGCAGCGGRHEEAAR, from the exons ATGGTTCAGGTCCGAGCCGTGGTGATGGCCCGAGATGACTCCAGTGGGGGCTGGCTgcctgtggggggcgggggcctcAGCCAGGTGAGCGTTTGTCGGGTCCGAGGGGCCAGGCCCGAGGGGGGGGCCCGCCAGGGGCACTACGTCATCCACGGGGAGCGCCTTCGGGACCAGAAA ACCACCTTGGAGTGTACCCTGAGGCCAGGCTTGGTTTATAACAAAGTGAACCCCATCTTCCATCACTGGAGCCTGGGTGACTGCAAGTTTGGACTGACGTTCCAGAGTCCCGCAGAAGCTGATGAGTTCCAGAAGAGCCTGCTAGCCGCGCTGGCTGCGCTGGGTCGAG gctcgcttaccccctcttcctcctcctcttcctcctccccttcccaggaCACCGCAGAGACCCCCTGCCCTCTGACG TCCCATGTGGACAGCGAGTCCTCCTCCAGTCACAGCCGCCAGGAGACGCCTCCCATCGCCGCCGCGGCGGCCACTATCATCACCGTGGAGTCAGCTTCTGGCTTCGGGCCAGCTACATCCCCCCAGCGCCGCCGCTCCTCTGCTCAG AGCTACCCTCCGCTCCTACCGTTCACGGGGATTCCGGAGCCCTCAGAGCCCCTGACTGGGGCAGGGGGCCCGGGCTGGGGTGGCCGTGGCTATGAGGATTACCGGCGCGCGGGGCCGCCTGCGCCCCTCGCCCTGTCCACCTGCGTCGTGCGCTTCGCCAAGACCGGCGTGTTGAGGGGTACAGCCCTGGGGCCCCCTGCCGCACTATCCGCCCCTCTCGCCGAGGCTGCGCCCCCAGCGCCCCCAGCTCGcccacccccaggccccagccctgcccctgcgCCTGCCAAGGCTTCCCCTGAGGCAGAGGAGGCGGCGCGCTGCGTGCACTGCCGGGCGCTCTTCCGCCGCCGCGCAGATGGGCGCGGCGGTCGCTGCGCGGAAGCCCCGGACCCGGGTCGCCTGCTGGTGCGCCGCCTCAGTTGCCTGTGGTGCGCCGAGAGCTTGCTCTACCACTGCCTGTCGGACGCAGAGGGTGACTTCTCGGACCCGTGCGCCTGCGAGCCAGGCCACCCGCGTCCCGCGGCGCGCTGGGCTGCGCTGGCCGCGCTCTCCCTGGCCGTGCCCTGCCTCTGCTGCTATGCGCCCCTGCGCGCCTGCCACTGGGTCGCGGCGCGATGTGGCTGTGCGGGCTGTGGGGGTCGCCACGAAGAGGCGGCGCGGTGA
- the FAM98C gene encoding protein FAM98C isoform X2 — translation MEGAEAEAREGASVARDLLALGYEGFSGGPSLGPSCPDFRALCARLAAELASLGALERERGESAEALRAGDGPDAEEEFLRQLAVLLQELHCPDRALCGGEGAAELGEPGACLRLLREPGMRKLSLLGAPGCPPPLSVSPAGSQPCTALWGGGRGGPGTGPYPPSSGAAQANAWDRRQPAAVGITRQGFLQPLLSFPLDAPRWEALESLCQRLGDQYCCRRCLLLKRLDLTTSSFHWSDRAEAQGEAMKAVLIPIREALTPESDVSIAHVLAARADLSRLVPATSKAARRGTCCAINKVLMGNVPDRGGRPNELEAPMPSWQSRREDGGGRKAGHQNWGRKKKKK, via the exons ATGGAGGGGGCGGAGGCGGAAGCGCGGGAGGGGGCCTCAGTGGCCCGGGACCTGCTGGCCTTGGG GTATGAGGGCTTCTCGGGGGGGCCGTCGCTGGGCCCCTCGTGTCCAGACTTCAGGGCGCTGTGCGCGCGGCTGGCGGCAGAGCTGGCGTCTCTGGGCGCCCTGGAgcgggagagaggagagagcgcGGAGGCGCTGAGGGCCGGCGACG GCCCCGACGCGGAGGAGGAATTCCTGCGACAGTTGGCCGTCCTGCTGCAGGAGCTGCACTGTCCGGACCGCGCGCTCTGCGGCGGAGAGGGCGCGGCGGAGCTGGGAGAGCCCGGCGCGTGCCTGCGCCTGCTGCGTGAGCCGGGGATGCGGAA GCTTTCTCTGCTCGGAGCTCCAGGCTGCCCGCCTCCTCTCTCTGTATCGCCGGCTGGATCCCAGCCCTGCACCGccctgtggggagggggcagaggaggtcCAGGAACTGGTCCTTACCCTCCGAGCTCTGGGGCTGCCCAGGCCAACGCCTGGGACCGCCGCCAGCCGGCTGCTGTGGGAATTACACGACAAG ggtTCCTGCAGCCCCTCCTCAGCTTCCCCCTGGACGCACCCAGATGG GAGGCACTGGAGTCTCTGTGCCAAAGGCTGGGAGACCAGTACTGCTGCCGCCGCTGCCTACTCCTGAAACGCCTGGACCTCACGACATCGTCTTTCCACTGGAGTGATCGGGCAGAG gcccaagGAGAAGCCATGAAGGCAGTGCTGATCCCAATTCGAGAGGCTCTGACCCCAGAATCAGATGTCTCCATCGCACACGTCCTGGCTGCCCGAGCAGACCTGTCTCGTCTTGTCCCGGCCACCAGCAAGGCTGCCCGCCGAGGGACCTGCTGTGCCATCAACAAG GTGCTTATGGGCAACGTGCCAGACCGGGGGGGCCGTCCAAATGAGCTGGAGGCTCCTATGCCCAGCTGGCAGAGCAGAAGAGAGGACGGAGGTGGACGAAAGGCAGGCCACCAGAACTGGGGTcgcaagaagaagaagaaataa
- the FAM98C gene encoding protein FAM98C isoform X3, whose translation MEGAEAEAREGASVARDLLALGYEGFSGGPSLGPSCPDFRALCARLAAELASLGALERERGESAEALRAGDGPDAEEEFLRQLAVLLQELHCPDRALCGGEGAAELGEPGACLRLLRFLCSELQAARLLSLYRRLDPSPAPPCGEGAEEVQELVLTLRALGLPRPTPGTAASRLLWELHDKISELLPSLPPGFLQPLLSFPLDAPRWEALESLCQRLGDQYCCRRCLLLKRLDLTTSSFHWSDRAEAQGEAMKAVLIPIREALTPESDVSIAHVLAARADLSRLVPATSKAARRGTCCAINKSHQLSGAYGQRARPGGPSK comes from the exons ATGGAGGGGGCGGAGGCGGAAGCGCGGGAGGGGGCCTCAGTGGCCCGGGACCTGCTGGCCTTGGG GTATGAGGGCTTCTCGGGGGGGCCGTCGCTGGGCCCCTCGTGTCCAGACTTCAGGGCGCTGTGCGCGCGGCTGGCGGCAGAGCTGGCGTCTCTGGGCGCCCTGGAgcgggagagaggagagagcgcGGAGGCGCTGAGGGCCGGCGACG GCCCCGACGCGGAGGAGGAATTCCTGCGACAGTTGGCCGTCCTGCTGCAGGAGCTGCACTGTCCGGACCGCGCGCTCTGCGGCGGAGAGGGCGCGGCGGAGCTGGGAGAGCCCGGCGCGTGCCTGCGCCTGCTGC GCTTTCTCTGCTCGGAGCTCCAGGCTGCCCGCCTCCTCTCTCTGTATCGCCGGCTGGATCCCAGCCCTGCACCGccctgtggggagggggcagaggaggtcCAGGAACTGGTCCTTACCCTCCGAGCTCTGGGGCTGCCCAGGCCAACGCCTGGGACCGCCGCCAGCCGGCTGCTGTGGGAATTACACGACAAG ATCTCTGAGCTgctgccttccctgcccccagggtTCCTGCAGCCCCTCCTCAGCTTCCCCCTGGACGCACCCAGATGG GAGGCACTGGAGTCTCTGTGCCAAAGGCTGGGAGACCAGTACTGCTGCCGCCGCTGCCTACTCCTGAAACGCCTGGACCTCACGACATCGTCTTTCCACTGGAGTGATCGGGCAGAG gcccaagGAGAAGCCATGAAGGCAGTGCTGATCCCAATTCGAGAGGCTCTGACCCCAGAATCAGATGTCTCCATCGCACACGTCCTGGCTGCCCGAGCAGACCTGTCTCGTCTTGTCCCGGCCACCAGCAAGGCTGCCCGCCGAGGGACCTGCTGTGCCATCAACAAG TCTCATCAACTCTCAGGTGCTTATGGGCAACGTGCCAGACCGGGGGGGCCGTCCAAATGA
- the FAM98C gene encoding protein FAM98C isoform X1, with the protein MEGAEAEAREGASVARDLLALGYEGFSGGPSLGPSCPDFRALCARLAAELASLGALERERGESAEALRAGDGPDAEEEFLRQLAVLLQELHCPDRALCGGEGAAELGEPGACLRLLRFLCSELQAARLLSLYRRLDPSPAPPCGEGAEEVQELVLTLRALGLPRPTPGTAASRLLWELHDKISELLPSLPPGFLQPLLSFPLDAPRWEALESLCQRLGDQYCCRRCLLLKRLDLTTSSFHWSDRAEAQGEAMKAVLIPIREALTPESDVSIAHVLAARADLSRLVPATSKAARRGTCCAINKVLMGNVPDRGGRPNELEAPMPSWQSRREDGGGRKAGHQNWGRKKKKK; encoded by the exons ATGGAGGGGGCGGAGGCGGAAGCGCGGGAGGGGGCCTCAGTGGCCCGGGACCTGCTGGCCTTGGG GTATGAGGGCTTCTCGGGGGGGCCGTCGCTGGGCCCCTCGTGTCCAGACTTCAGGGCGCTGTGCGCGCGGCTGGCGGCAGAGCTGGCGTCTCTGGGCGCCCTGGAgcgggagagaggagagagcgcGGAGGCGCTGAGGGCCGGCGACG GCCCCGACGCGGAGGAGGAATTCCTGCGACAGTTGGCCGTCCTGCTGCAGGAGCTGCACTGTCCGGACCGCGCGCTCTGCGGCGGAGAGGGCGCGGCGGAGCTGGGAGAGCCCGGCGCGTGCCTGCGCCTGCTGC GCTTTCTCTGCTCGGAGCTCCAGGCTGCCCGCCTCCTCTCTCTGTATCGCCGGCTGGATCCCAGCCCTGCACCGccctgtggggagggggcagaggaggtcCAGGAACTGGTCCTTACCCTCCGAGCTCTGGGGCTGCCCAGGCCAACGCCTGGGACCGCCGCCAGCCGGCTGCTGTGGGAATTACACGACAAG ATCTCTGAGCTgctgccttccctgcccccagggtTCCTGCAGCCCCTCCTCAGCTTCCCCCTGGACGCACCCAGATGG GAGGCACTGGAGTCTCTGTGCCAAAGGCTGGGAGACCAGTACTGCTGCCGCCGCTGCCTACTCCTGAAACGCCTGGACCTCACGACATCGTCTTTCCACTGGAGTGATCGGGCAGAG gcccaagGAGAAGCCATGAAGGCAGTGCTGATCCCAATTCGAGAGGCTCTGACCCCAGAATCAGATGTCTCCATCGCACACGTCCTGGCTGCCCGAGCAGACCTGTCTCGTCTTGTCCCGGCCACCAGCAAGGCTGCCCGCCGAGGGACCTGCTGTGCCATCAACAAG GTGCTTATGGGCAACGTGCCAGACCGGGGGGGCCGTCCAAATGAGCTGGAGGCTCCTATGCCCAGCTGGCAGAGCAGAAGAGAGGACGGAGGTGGACGAAAGGCAGGCCACCAGAACTGGGGTcgcaagaagaagaagaaataa
- the RASGRP4 gene encoding RAS guanyl-releasing protein 4 isoform X1 — translation MNRKDSKRKSHQECPGKTGGRGRPRQARRHKTCPSPREISKVMASMALGMLNEGGCSEDEMLEKCIQSFDSTGSLRRGDHILNMVLAMHSWVLPSTHLAARLLTLYQEATGNTQEQRRLQICHLLRYWLTQHPETVHQEPQLEEVIGRFWATVEQEGNSAQRSLGDSSNLLSPGGPGPPHPMSSPGLGKKRKVSLLFDHLETGELAQHLTYLEFRSFQAITPQDLRGYVLQGSVRGCPSLEGSVGLSNSVSRWVQVMVLSRPGPAQRAQVLDKFIQVAQRLRQLQNFNTLMAVTGGLCHSAISRLKDSHAHLSPDSTKALLELSELLAAHNNYARYRRAWADCTGFRLPVLGVHLKDLVSLHEAQPDRLPDGRVHLPKLNNLYQRLQELAALQRQHPPCSASEDLLHLLTLSLDLFYTEDEIYELSYAREPRCPKSLPPSPFKAPLVVEWAPGVTPKPDRATLGRHVEQLVESVFKNYDPEGRGTISQEDFERLSGNFPFACHGLHPPPHQGNGSYSREELTGYLLRASAICAKLGLAFLHTFQEVTFRKPTFCDSCNGFLWGVTKQGYRCRDCGLCCHKHCRDRVKVECKKRPGAKGDVSPPGAPVPPTPVPHASCGSEDSLSYTLSLEPETGCHLCHAWTQTEPPHLEAETVPLPTTASPPSQSSKLNS, via the exons ATGAACAGGAAAGACAGCAAGAG GAAGTCCCACCAGGAATGCCCAGGAAAGAcaggggggcggggccggccccGACAGGCCCGGCGCCACAAGACGTGCCCCAGCCCACGGGAAATCAGCAAGGTCATGGCTTCCATGGCTCTGGGCATGCTGAATGAGGGCGGCTGCAGCGAAGACGAGATGCTGGAGAAATGTATTCAGTCCTTCG ACTCAACAGGCAGCCTGCGCCGTGGGGACCACATTCTCAACATGGTACTGGCCATGCACAGCTGGGTGCTGCCTTCTACCCACCTCGCTGCCCGTCTGCTGACCTT GTACCAGGAGGCCACAGGGAACACACAGGAACAGAGGCGGCTCCAGATCTGTCACCTGCTCAG ATACTGGCTGACCCAACACCCTGAGACTGTACACCAGGAGCCTCAGTTAGAAGAGGTTATAGGTCGCTTCTGGGCCACTGTGGAGCAGGAGGGCAACTCTGCCCAGAGGAGCCTGGGAGACTCCTCCAACCT CCTGAGCCCCGGTGGCCCTGGCCCCCCGCACCCCATGAGCAGCCCAGGCCTAGGCAAAAAGCGCAAAGTGTCCTTGCTTTTCGACCACCTGGAGACCGGGGAGCTGGCTCAGCATCTCACTTACCTGGAGTTCCGGTCCTTCCAGGCGATCACG ccccaggacctGCGGGGCTACGTTTTGCAGGGCTCCGTGCGGGGCTGCCCGTCCCTGGAGGGATCCGTAGGGCTCAGCAACAGCGTGTCCCGCTGGGTGCAGGTCATGGTGCTGAGCCGTCCCGGACCCGCACAACGCGCGCAGGTGCTGGACAAGTTCATCCAGGTGGCACAG AGGCTCCGCCAGCTGCAGAATTTCAACACACTGATGGCCGTCACAGGGGGCCTGTGTCACAGTGCCATCTCCAGACTCAAGGACTCCCATGCCCACCTGAGCCCTGACAGCACCAAG GCCCTGCTGGAGCTGTCTGAGCTTCTTGCTGCCCACAACAACTACGCCCGCTACCGCCGGGCCTGGGCTGACTGCACAGGGTTCCGGCTGCCCGTCCTGGGTGTACACCTCAAAGACCTGGTGTCCCTGCACGAGGCACAGCCCGACAGGTTGCCTGACGGCCGTGTGCACCTACCCAAACTCAACAACCTCTACCAGCGGCTGCAGGAGCTGGCAGCCCTCCAGAGGCAGCACCCCCCATGCAGCGCCAGCGAGGACCTGCTGCACCTGCTCACG ctTTCCCTGGATCTCTTCTACACAGAGGATGAGATCTATGAGCTTTCTTACGCCCGGGAGCCCCGCTGTCCCAAGAGTCTG ccACCCTCCCCCTTCAAAGCGCCCCTGGTGGTGGAGTGGGCCCCCGGTGTGACACCCAAGCCCGACAGGGCCACCCTGGGTCGGCACGTAGAGCAGCTGGTGGAG TCTGTGTTCAAGAATTACGACCCTGAAGGCCGAGGAACCATCTCTCAGGAGGACTTTGAGCGACTTTCAGGCAACTTCCCCTTCGCCTGCCATGGGcttcacccacccccccaccaggg GAATGGCTCCTACAGCCGAGAAGAGCTGACAGGCTACCTGCTCCGGGCCAGCGCCATCTGTGCCAAGCTGGGCCTGGCCTTCCTCCACACCTTCCAGGAGGTCACCTTCCGCAAGCCCACCTTCTGTGACAGCTGCAATGGCTTT CTCTGGGGTGTCACCAAGCAAGGCTACCGCTGTCGGG ACTGTGGGCTGTGTTGCCACAAACACTGCAGGGACCGCGTGAAGGTGGAGTGTAAGAAGAGGCCAGGGGCCAAGGGCGATGTGAGCCCCCCTGGAGCCCCCGTCCCACCCACACCGGTTCCCCATGCCAGCTGCG GCTCAGAAGACAGTCTGTCCTACACACTATCCCTGGAACCTGAGACAGGGTGCCATCTTTGCCACGCGTGGACCCAGACAGAGCCCCCGCACCTGGAAGCAGAGACG GTGCCTCTCCCAACGACCGCCTCGCCGCCTTCCCAGTCCTCCAAGCTGAATTCCTAG
- the RASGRP4 gene encoding RAS guanyl-releasing protein 4 isoform X2 produces MASMALGMLNEGGCSEDEMLEKCIQSFDSTGSLRRGDHILNMVLAMHSWVLPSTHLAARLLTLYQEATGNTQEQRRLQICHLLRYWLTQHPETVHQEPQLEEVIGRFWATVEQEGNSAQRSLGDSSNLLSPGGPGPPHPMSSPGLGKKRKVSLLFDHLETGELAQHLTYLEFRSFQAITPQDLRGYVLQGSVRGCPSLEGSVGLSNSVSRWVQVMVLSRPGPAQRAQVLDKFIQVAQRLRQLQNFNTLMAVTGGLCHSAISRLKDSHAHLSPDSTKALLELSELLAAHNNYARYRRAWADCTGFRLPVLGVHLKDLVSLHEAQPDRLPDGRVHLPKLNNLYQRLQELAALQRQHPPCSASEDLLHLLTLSLDLFYTEDEIYELSYAREPRCPKSLPPSPFKAPLVVEWAPGVTPKPDRATLGRHVEQLVESVFKNYDPEGRGTISQEDFERLSGNFPFACHGLHPPPHQGNGSYSREELTGYLLRASAICAKLGLAFLHTFQEVTFRKPTFCDSCNGFLWGVTKQGYRCRDCGLCCHKHCRDRVKVECKKRPGAKGDVSPPGAPVPPTPVPHASCGSEDSLSYTLSLEPETGCHLCHAWTQTEPPHLEAETVPLPTTASPPSQSSKLNS; encoded by the exons ATGGCTTCCATGGCTCTGGGCATGCTGAATGAGGGCGGCTGCAGCGAAGACGAGATGCTGGAGAAATGTATTCAGTCCTTCG ACTCAACAGGCAGCCTGCGCCGTGGGGACCACATTCTCAACATGGTACTGGCCATGCACAGCTGGGTGCTGCCTTCTACCCACCTCGCTGCCCGTCTGCTGACCTT GTACCAGGAGGCCACAGGGAACACACAGGAACAGAGGCGGCTCCAGATCTGTCACCTGCTCAG ATACTGGCTGACCCAACACCCTGAGACTGTACACCAGGAGCCTCAGTTAGAAGAGGTTATAGGTCGCTTCTGGGCCACTGTGGAGCAGGAGGGCAACTCTGCCCAGAGGAGCCTGGGAGACTCCTCCAACCT CCTGAGCCCCGGTGGCCCTGGCCCCCCGCACCCCATGAGCAGCCCAGGCCTAGGCAAAAAGCGCAAAGTGTCCTTGCTTTTCGACCACCTGGAGACCGGGGAGCTGGCTCAGCATCTCACTTACCTGGAGTTCCGGTCCTTCCAGGCGATCACG ccccaggacctGCGGGGCTACGTTTTGCAGGGCTCCGTGCGGGGCTGCCCGTCCCTGGAGGGATCCGTAGGGCTCAGCAACAGCGTGTCCCGCTGGGTGCAGGTCATGGTGCTGAGCCGTCCCGGACCCGCACAACGCGCGCAGGTGCTGGACAAGTTCATCCAGGTGGCACAG AGGCTCCGCCAGCTGCAGAATTTCAACACACTGATGGCCGTCACAGGGGGCCTGTGTCACAGTGCCATCTCCAGACTCAAGGACTCCCATGCCCACCTGAGCCCTGACAGCACCAAG GCCCTGCTGGAGCTGTCTGAGCTTCTTGCTGCCCACAACAACTACGCCCGCTACCGCCGGGCCTGGGCTGACTGCACAGGGTTCCGGCTGCCCGTCCTGGGTGTACACCTCAAAGACCTGGTGTCCCTGCACGAGGCACAGCCCGACAGGTTGCCTGACGGCCGTGTGCACCTACCCAAACTCAACAACCTCTACCAGCGGCTGCAGGAGCTGGCAGCCCTCCAGAGGCAGCACCCCCCATGCAGCGCCAGCGAGGACCTGCTGCACCTGCTCACG ctTTCCCTGGATCTCTTCTACACAGAGGATGAGATCTATGAGCTTTCTTACGCCCGGGAGCCCCGCTGTCCCAAGAGTCTG ccACCCTCCCCCTTCAAAGCGCCCCTGGTGGTGGAGTGGGCCCCCGGTGTGACACCCAAGCCCGACAGGGCCACCCTGGGTCGGCACGTAGAGCAGCTGGTGGAG TCTGTGTTCAAGAATTACGACCCTGAAGGCCGAGGAACCATCTCTCAGGAGGACTTTGAGCGACTTTCAGGCAACTTCCCCTTCGCCTGCCATGGGcttcacccacccccccaccaggg GAATGGCTCCTACAGCCGAGAAGAGCTGACAGGCTACCTGCTCCGGGCCAGCGCCATCTGTGCCAAGCTGGGCCTGGCCTTCCTCCACACCTTCCAGGAGGTCACCTTCCGCAAGCCCACCTTCTGTGACAGCTGCAATGGCTTT CTCTGGGGTGTCACCAAGCAAGGCTACCGCTGTCGGG ACTGTGGGCTGTGTTGCCACAAACACTGCAGGGACCGCGTGAAGGTGGAGTGTAAGAAGAGGCCAGGGGCCAAGGGCGATGTGAGCCCCCCTGGAGCCCCCGTCCCACCCACACCGGTTCCCCATGCCAGCTGCG GCTCAGAAGACAGTCTGTCCTACACACTATCCCTGGAACCTGAGACAGGGTGCCATCTTTGCCACGCGTGGACCCAGACAGAGCCCCCGCACCTGGAAGCAGAGACG GTGCCTCTCCCAACGACCGCCTCGCCGCCTTCCCAGTCCTCCAAGCTGAATTCCTAG